One Setaria viridis chromosome 3, Setaria_viridis_v4.0, whole genome shotgun sequence DNA window includes the following coding sequences:
- the LOC117847718 gene encoding coniferyl alcohol acyltransferase, whose protein sequence is MAAAAAESSVHQLPIRIVTRRLVKASDPSISPHAAAVSNIDLYNSTGQFSFVCLYPGELPNKGATSSFDDVVAAFAAGLPSLLNHFYPLCGRIAADPSSGLPELHCHNQGADLVVGEVDATLGSLDFGEAESLKKLTLPFPDDVALSVQLLSFACGRFAVVWAINHLHADVFAAAQLISNWSELSRSGTIAMPSHDRSAFFRPRDRPSYGARVGELLTTFDGEHRLVNVLTAHDSFVERLYYVEAVDLDALREAAGASRAEALSAYLWKALAGIVAASRVPDERCRMGWWVDARHRLAAAMPSYFGNATAYTAGDAAVEEVRRKPLADVAAMVREAVTAVDYDEYVQEISDWVEEHKEEMFVESAILGLGAPTLSQTEFASSPIDTDFGFGQAAIAMPVFHYSRMSSGLMAIGARPAGGDGSWFVSACVWPRLAAALESDEQHILKPLTADYLGLV, encoded by the coding sequence atggcggctgctgctgctgagtcATCCGTCCACCAGCTACCGATCCGCATCGTGACCCGCCGCCTCGTGAAGGCCTCCGATCCATCCAtctcgccgcacgccgccgccgtctccaacATCGACCTCTACAACAGCACCGGCCAGTTCAGCTTCGTCTGCCTCTACCCCGGCGAGCTTCCGAATAAGGGCGCAACAAGCAGCTTTGACGACGTCGttgccgccttcgccgccggcctgcCGTCCTTGCTCAACCACTTCTACCCTCTCTGCGGCCGCATCGCCGCCGACCCGAGCTCCGGCCTCCCCGAGCTCCACTGTCACAACCAAGGCGCCGACCTCGTCGTCGGAGAGGTCGATGCGACCTTGGGGAGCCTGGACTTCGGCGAGGCTGAGTCCCTCAAGAAGCTCACCCTGCCGTTCCCCGATGACGTCGCGCTGTCTGTGCAGCTGCTCTCCTTCGCCTGCGGCCGCTTCGCCGTCGTGTGGGCGATCAACCACCTCCACGCCGACGTGTTCGCCGCAGCCCAGCTCATCAGCAATTGGTCCGAGCTCTCGCGGTCCGGGACGATCGCCATGCCCAGTCACGACCGCTCGGCGTTCTTCCGCCCCCGCGACCGGCCGTCGTACGGCGCCAGGGTCGGCGAGCTGCTCACGACGTTCGACGGCGAGCACCGGCTGGTGAACGTCCTGACGGCCCACGACAGCTTCGTCGAGCGCCTCTACTACGTCGAGGCGGTCGACCTCGACGCgctgcgggaggcggcgggcgcctCCCGCGCCGAGGCGTTGTCGGCGTACCTGTGGAAGGCGCTCGCCGGCATCGTGGCCGCTTCGCGGGTGCCCGACGAGCGCTGCCGCATGGGGTGGTGGGTGGACGCCCGGCaccggctggcggcggcgatgcccaGCTACTTCGGCAACGCCACGGCGTACACCGCCGGGGACGCTGCCGTGGAGGAGGTCCGGCGGAAGCCGCTGGCGGACGTCGCGGCCATGGTGCGGGAGGCTGTCACGGCGGTCGACTACGACGAGTACGTGCAGGAGATCAGCGACTGggtggaggagcacaaggaggAGATGTTCGTGGAGTCGGCGATCCTCGGGCTCGGCGCTCCGACGCTGAGCCAGACGGAGTTCGCGTCGTCCCCTATCGACACGGACTTCGGCTTCGGCCAGGCCGCGATCGCCATGCCCGTCTTCCACTACTCGAGGATGAGCTCCGGGTTGATGGCCATCGGCGCACGCCCTGCGGGAGGAGACGGGTCGTGGTTCGTCAGCGCGTGCGTGTGGCCGCGGCTTGCGGCGGCGCTCGAATCCGACGAGCAGCACATCCTCAAGCCTCTCACGGCGGACTATCTTGGCCTCGTGTAG